The Deinococcus taeanensis genome has a window encoding:
- a CDS encoding sensor histidine kinase produces MTADGSSTPLTEHTLFDQGGEMGALLREYDWTQSPLGAPGTWSPRLRTYVELMLASKQPMYIGWTHDLLAFYNDAYRPILGADKHPGALGRPTAAIFGRDGYPGLKPYFDALLERGEAFAFENILVPLIRHGYLEECYFDASYTPIHGDGRVERMLATVNETTDRVLGNRRTETLAHLAAQLLRAGDAAQITTAVMDSVQTNPADLPFALLYLTGARQALTYQAGVGLEDAALASFHQIPDAWRQGDDLDILSIPPQPASPWPEPVTQVAVLPLVERGTAADRLGVLVVGLNARKQVNAPYRDFLELFRSQVTGALRTADLTGVLLARTQALEAFVQLSRDMMAETDRFALVRRAQEIVLSLLPEGYAVYYELEEGLWRVKAQVGDLGDDRLQTLVTAGLPFDSPTLLTPFRSGEPFYQDVYAQGADTPVEVVQHVQAVVTLPVQVQGRTVGLFALGLFHQRTWTAVDRAVLDTTVHSLSLALERAGYLGQLTAQRDTLDAQTRALGDANEELEAFAYSVSHDLRTPVRHIAGFSSVLRKSLGDSPNEKTLRSLTVIEQAAYRMNSLIDAMLELSRTSRQPLLLRLVDLGAVLADVRAELVPDLLEREISWQIGPLPLVLGDQDLLRLALLNLISNALKYSQHRALTVIEVKAVERPDHWVLEIRDNGVGFDPAHASRLFGVFQRLHRQEDFEGTGVGLANVRRIVLRHGGEVWASGAVDQGATFSISLPKAKMTARPG; encoded by the coding sequence ATGACCGCAGATGGTTCGTCCACGCCCCTGACTGAGCACACCCTGTTTGACCAGGGCGGTGAGATGGGCGCCCTGCTGCGGGAGTACGACTGGACCCAGTCGCCGCTGGGCGCGCCCGGCACGTGGTCGCCGCGCCTGCGCACCTACGTCGAGCTGATGCTCGCCTCGAAACAGCCGATGTACATCGGCTGGACTCACGACCTGCTTGCCTTTTACAACGATGCCTACCGCCCTATTCTCGGTGCCGACAAGCACCCGGGCGCACTGGGCCGCCCGACCGCCGCCATTTTCGGGCGCGACGGCTACCCTGGCCTGAAGCCGTACTTTGACGCGCTGCTTGAGCGGGGTGAGGCCTTCGCCTTCGAGAATATTCTCGTGCCGCTCATCCGGCACGGCTACCTGGAGGAGTGTTACTTCGACGCCAGCTACACGCCCATTCACGGCGATGGCCGGGTCGAGCGTATGCTCGCCACTGTCAACGAAACCACCGACCGGGTGCTGGGCAACCGCCGGACCGAAACGCTGGCCCACCTCGCGGCCCAGCTGCTGCGCGCCGGCGACGCGGCCCAGATCACCACGGCCGTGATGGACAGTGTTCAGACCAATCCCGCTGACCTGCCCTTTGCGCTGCTGTACCTGACAGGCGCCCGGCAGGCCCTGACGTATCAGGCGGGGGTGGGCCTGGAGGACGCCGCACTGGCGTCGTTTCATCAGATCCCTGACGCCTGGAGGCAGGGGGATGACCTGGACATTCTCAGCATTCCCCCACAGCCTGCCTCACCCTGGCCCGAACCGGTCACGCAGGTGGCCGTCCTGCCCCTCGTTGAGCGCGGTACGGCGGCGGACCGACTCGGCGTGCTTGTCGTCGGCCTGAATGCCAGGAAGCAGGTGAACGCGCCGTACCGCGACTTTCTGGAACTGTTCAGAAGCCAGGTGACCGGCGCGCTCCGCACGGCGGACCTGACTGGCGTTCTCCTGGCGCGCACCCAGGCGCTGGAGGCGTTTGTGCAGCTGTCACGGGACATGATGGCGGAAACGGACCGCTTCGCGCTGGTGCGCCGGGCGCAGGAGATCGTGCTGTCCTTGCTGCCCGAAGGGTACGCGGTGTACTACGAGCTGGAAGAGGGGCTGTGGCGCGTCAAGGCCCAGGTGGGTGATCTGGGCGATGACCGCCTGCAGACCCTCGTCACGGCGGGCCTGCCGTTTGATTCCCCCACGTTGCTGACGCCCTTCAGAAGTGGTGAACCGTTCTACCAGGACGTCTACGCGCAGGGCGCCGATACGCCGGTGGAGGTCGTGCAGCACGTTCAGGCGGTGGTGACCCTTCCTGTACAGGTGCAGGGCCGGACGGTGGGCCTGTTCGCGCTGGGTCTGTTTCACCAGCGGACCTGGACGGCCGTCGACCGGGCCGTGCTGGACACCACCGTGCACAGCCTCAGCCTCGCCCTGGAACGCGCCGGGTACCTCGGCCAGCTCACTGCGCAGCGCGACACGCTGGATGCCCAGACCCGCGCGCTGGGAGACGCCAACGAAGAACTTGAAGCGTTCGCGTACAGCGTCAGTCATGACCTCCGCACGCCCGTCCGGCATATTGCGGGCTTCAGTTCGGTGCTGCGCAAATCCCTGGGTGACAGCCCCAACGAGAAGACGCTGCGGTCCCTGACCGTGATCGAGCAGGCGGCCTACCGCATGAACAGCCTGATTGATGCCATGCTCGAGCTGTCCCGAACGTCCCGGCAGCCGCTGCTGCTGCGACTCGTGGACCTGGGCGCCGTGCTGGCTGACGTGCGCGCCGAGTTGGTCCCGGATCTGCTTGAACGAGAGATTTCCTGGCAGATCGGTCCACTGCCGCTGGTGCTGGGGGATCAGGACCTGCTCCGGCTGGCGCTGCTCAATCTGATCTCGAACGCCCTGAAGTACTCCCAGCACCGGGCGCTGACGGTGATTGAAGTGAAGGCCGTGGAGCGCCCGGACCACTGGGTCCTGGAGATCCGGGACAACGGCGTCGGCTTTGACCCGGCCCACGCGAGCCGGCTGTTTGGCGTGTTCCAGCGCTTACACCGCCAGGAGGACTTCGAAGGCACCGGGGTGGGCCTGGCCAACGTCCGGCGCATTGTGTTGCGGCACGGAGGTGAGGTCTGGGCCTCGGGCGCGGTGGATCAAGGGGCCACCTTCTCGATCAGCCTGCCCAAAGCGAAAATGACGGCTCGTCCGGGCTGA
- a CDS encoding sensor histidine kinase, with the protein MKVARSSLKQVSVAYYERSNDRWVAQVWSEDVLPDIVTQICAGIPQDAPNFAEVERGGVPLFVDGWDATREHISSAESYGAVALLPVGAQGAVRGLFTLGTQDARSWTERERATLRALGRGLNLAVERANAMQHLTEERRKLEAANEELEAFAYSVSHDLRTPVRHIVSFSSLLRQALGADLNGRAPRYLTVIEEAAQRMHTLIDAMLDLSRTSRLPLRVTRVHLDHLVAQLRQELLPEPTARAVRWEIRPLPPIMGDADTLRQVMMNLLSNALKYSQHRDGAVIEVWAEERPAEWAVFVRDNGAGFDPRYTDKLFTVFQRLHRQDEFEGVGVGLANVRRIIQRHGGQVMASGVPGAGATFGFTLPKG; encoded by the coding sequence GTGAAGGTCGCGCGCTCGAGTCTCAAGCAGGTCAGCGTCGCGTACTACGAACGCTCGAACGACCGCTGGGTCGCGCAGGTGTGGTCAGAGGACGTCTTGCCGGACATCGTTACGCAGATCTGCGCGGGGATCCCGCAGGACGCCCCGAACTTCGCCGAGGTGGAGCGCGGCGGCGTTCCACTGTTCGTGGACGGGTGGGACGCTACGCGCGAGCATATCTCCAGCGCCGAGTCGTACGGGGCCGTGGCCCTGCTCCCGGTGGGCGCTCAGGGCGCGGTCCGTGGACTGTTCACGCTGGGCACTCAGGACGCCCGCAGCTGGACCGAGCGCGAGCGGGCCACCCTCCGCGCGCTCGGACGCGGGTTGAATCTGGCGGTCGAGCGCGCGAACGCGATGCAGCACCTCACGGAGGAACGCCGCAAGCTGGAGGCGGCCAATGAGGAACTTGAGGCCTTCGCGTACAGCGTGTCGCACGACCTGCGCACCCCCGTGCGGCACATCGTCAGCTTCTCGAGCCTGCTGCGTCAAGCGCTGGGAGCGGACCTGAACGGCAGGGCGCCGCGCTACCTGACCGTGATTGAAGAGGCGGCGCAGCGAATGCACACCTTGATTGACGCGATGCTGGATCTCTCCCGGACGTCCCGGCTTCCCCTGCGGGTGACCCGCGTGCACCTGGATCACCTGGTGGCTCAGCTGCGCCAGGAGTTGCTCCCTGAACCCACGGCCCGGGCCGTGCGCTGGGAGATCCGGCCGCTTCCTCCGATCATGGGGGACGCCGACACGCTGCGTCAGGTCATGATGAATCTGCTGTCGAATGCGCTGAAGTACAGCCAGCACCGTGACGGCGCCGTGATTGAAGTCTGGGCTGAGGAGCGGCCCGCGGAGTGGGCTGTGTTCGTGCGGGACAACGGCGCCGGTTTCGATCCCCGGTACACCGACAAGCTGTTCACGGTGTTCCAGCGGTTACACCGTCAGGACGAGTTCGAAGGGGTGGGCGTCGGGCTGGCCAATGTGCGCCGCATCATTCAGCGGCATGGGGGCCAGGTCATGGCGAGCGGCGTGCCCGGGGCTGGGGCCACGTTTGGCTTCACCCTGCCCAAAGGCTGA
- a CDS encoding putative bifunctional diguanylate cyclase/phosphodiesterase has translation MTEPHAAARERQTLQRAQALYDMARTLTDGPSEEELLRRVVNSVVAVLGVNRAVLLTLSEDVPRVEHFLVAGPGAVHVQRPTWQELATGLTGWVLRERRVARSPAGQDDPREGPEARQRRRETVCGDIIVLPIMMKTRVFGTLTLINLPWGPPFTDDDVAWLEALVHQAAAAVQQERLIQTLHRHALFDARTGLPARPLANDRLRQSLWHAQRSATSFALLLLQPEPPSDAQSASSAEFRDALAVQIARRLQDLPGAFSTLAHWDDETFMLIAEDVPDEHHAFRVVNQVMNAFAEPFVLPDLPAPLPVTASVGVSIFPVDGQDVVALHKHAAVAQYNARHAGGGSAARFSPTVTDQQRLAQQIAAALPGALERNELFLMYQPQLDAQRRLWGFEALLRWQHKTLGLVPPDVFIPVAERTGLILPLGEWVMRQACRQLRAWQDRGALNLHMAVNVSQVQLQHPEFVHQVEAALRAAGLNGEQLELELTEQMVFQCSEVVRAKLAALHHLNVRLALDDFGVGHSSMQTLAQLPFDVLKLDQSFVRDLEGNARTHRIVKAIVDMAHDMKMTVVAEGVEGAIQWQLTEALECDRTQGYLLSRPLAAEAVPAWMNLHASDGRGLPRPER, from the coding sequence ATGACTGAGCCACACGCTGCCGCACGCGAGCGTCAGACGCTGCAGCGAGCACAGGCGCTGTACGACATGGCCCGGACCCTCACCGACGGGCCGAGCGAAGAGGAGTTGCTGCGCCGCGTGGTGAATAGTGTCGTGGCGGTGCTGGGAGTCAACCGCGCCGTCCTGCTCACCTTGAGTGAGGACGTGCCCCGCGTGGAGCACTTTCTGGTGGCCGGTCCGGGCGCGGTGCACGTGCAGCGCCCCACCTGGCAGGAACTGGCCACCGGCCTGACCGGCTGGGTGCTGCGCGAGCGGCGGGTGGCGCGCTCACCCGCGGGGCAGGACGACCCGCGGGAAGGCCCGGAGGCCCGGCAGCGCCGGCGTGAGACGGTGTGTGGCGACATCATCGTGCTGCCCATCATGATGAAGACACGCGTCTTCGGGACGCTCACGCTCATCAATCTGCCGTGGGGGCCACCTTTCACGGATGATGACGTGGCCTGGCTTGAAGCCCTTGTGCACCAGGCCGCCGCCGCCGTGCAGCAGGAGCGGCTGATTCAGACGCTGCACCGCCACGCGCTGTTCGATGCCCGCACCGGCCTGCCCGCACGGCCCCTTGCGAACGACCGGCTCCGGCAGTCCCTGTGGCACGCACAGCGATCGGCGACGTCTTTCGCCCTTCTCCTGCTTCAGCCGGAGCCGCCAAGTGACGCCCAGAGCGCCTCATCCGCCGAGTTCCGGGACGCCCTGGCCGTGCAGATCGCCCGGCGGTTGCAGGACCTGCCAGGAGCGTTCAGCACCCTCGCCCACTGGGACGACGAGACGTTCATGCTGATTGCCGAGGACGTTCCTGACGAACACCACGCGTTCCGCGTCGTTAATCAGGTGATGAACGCCTTCGCCGAGCCGTTCGTCCTGCCTGACCTGCCGGCGCCTCTTCCAGTTACCGCGTCCGTGGGCGTCAGCATCTTTCCAGTCGACGGGCAGGACGTGGTGGCGCTGCACAAGCACGCGGCGGTGGCGCAGTACAATGCCCGGCATGCCGGCGGCGGATCCGCCGCGCGGTTCTCGCCCACCGTCACGGACCAGCAGCGCCTGGCGCAGCAGATTGCCGCGGCCCTGCCGGGCGCCCTCGAACGCAACGAGCTGTTCCTGATGTACCAGCCGCAACTTGACGCGCAGCGCCGCCTGTGGGGCTTTGAAGCGCTGCTGCGCTGGCAGCACAAAACGCTGGGGCTGGTGCCGCCCGACGTCTTTATCCCCGTGGCCGAACGCACCGGACTGATCCTGCCGTTGGGCGAATGGGTGATGCGCCAGGCGTGCCGGCAGCTACGCGCCTGGCAGGACCGTGGGGCCCTGAACCTTCACATGGCGGTGAATGTCTCTCAGGTGCAGTTGCAGCACCCGGAGTTCGTGCATCAGGTGGAGGCGGCGCTGCGTGCTGCGGGCCTGAACGGTGAGCAACTCGAACTCGAGCTGACCGAGCAGATGGTGTTTCAGTGTTCCGAGGTGGTCCGGGCGAAGCTCGCCGCACTGCATCACCTGAACGTCCGTCTCGCGCTGGATGACTTCGGCGTGGGGCATTCGTCCATGCAGACGCTTGCCCAGCTTCCATTTGACGTCCTGAAACTCGATCAGTCCTTTGTGCGGGATCTCGAAGGCAACGCCCGCACCCACCGGATCGTAAAAGCCATCGTCGACATGGCCCATGACATGAAAATGACGGTCGTCGCTGAAGGCGTGGAGGGCGCCATTCAGTGGCAGCTGACGGAGGCGCTCGAATGCGACCGCACGCAGGGCTACCTGCTCAGTCGCCCGCTGGCTGCGGAGGCCGTGCCGGCCTGGATGAACCTGCATGCCAGTGACGGCCGGGGCCTGCCGCGCCCAGAGCGCTGA
- a CDS encoding EamA family transporter yields the protein MARIPLGLAVTLEFVGPLLLATLTSRQTLDLLWVALAAVGVVLIAPWSGQGPDGLGMILALLAGGCWAAYVVLGGKVSRVVSSGVGVTAGMIVATLTVLPFILTSGALVKVTPGLLAAGALLAVLSSAVPFTLELIALRTLPARTFSVLLSLEPVVAALFGWVVLRETLLVSQWVAVVLVMAASAGGAWTARQARPGTA from the coding sequence TTGGCCCGGATTCCTCTTGGTCTGGCCGTCACGCTGGAGTTCGTGGGTCCGCTGCTGCTCGCGACGCTCACCTCACGCCAGACGCTGGACCTGCTGTGGGTCGCCCTGGCCGCCGTGGGCGTCGTGCTGATTGCCCCCTGGAGCGGTCAGGGGCCCGATGGGCTGGGCATGATCCTGGCCCTGCTCGCCGGTGGCTGCTGGGCGGCATACGTCGTCCTGGGCGGCAAAGTGTCGCGGGTGGTCAGCAGCGGTGTGGGCGTGACGGCCGGCATGATCGTGGCCACCCTGACCGTGCTGCCGTTCATCCTGACCAGCGGCGCACTGGTGAAAGTGACGCCCGGTCTGCTGGCGGCCGGGGCGCTCCTGGCGGTGCTGTCCAGCGCCGTTCCATTCACGCTGGAACTGATCGCGCTGCGAACCCTGCCGGCCCGCACCTTCAGCGTGCTCCTGAGTCTTGAACCCGTGGTCGCTGCGCTGTTCGGGTGGGTGGTCCTCCGCGAGACGCTGCTCGTCAGTCAGTGGGTCGCGGTGGTGCTGGTCATGGCCGCGAGCGCTGGGGGCGCCTGGACGGCGCGGCAGGCCCGCCCGGGGACCGCATGA
- a CDS encoding PAS domain-containing protein has translation MLTAPPLEARLWLDALPQLVWLASPDGLIHWGNRAWRSFTAQRDTDPPIDVRTRLSPDDAARFERLMSSGSTFALDLPLRDVGGELQWFHLNATREADQWLMTGSNISGLKDEQFRRQTLQGVIDASPNCIKVVDLEGRLLDMNAGGRVTMEIDDFELCRNLAWPSFWTGEARTLVEAALERACAGEASTFEAPTTTYKGSPREWEVSVAPIYDAHGHVHQVSAVSRDITARREAQDAVVALDAFVAFSEAVGTETDLRALVR, from the coding sequence ATGTTGACTGCCCCCCCTCTGGAAGCGCGGCTATGGCTGGACGCGCTGCCACAGCTGGTGTGGCTGGCCAGCCCGGACGGCCTCATTCACTGGGGCAACCGCGCCTGGCGTTCCTTCACGGCCCAAAGAGACACGGACCCGCCCATAGACGTGCGGACCAGGCTCTCACCCGACGACGCCGCCCGGTTCGAGCGGCTGATGTCCAGCGGGTCCACCTTTGCACTGGATCTTCCCCTCCGTGACGTCGGCGGTGAGCTGCAGTGGTTTCACCTGAACGCCACGCGCGAAGCCGACCAGTGGTTGATGACCGGCAGCAACATCAGCGGCCTGAAAGACGAGCAGTTCCGCCGCCAGACCCTTCAGGGCGTGATCGACGCCAGTCCGAACTGCATCAAAGTCGTTGATCTGGAAGGACGGCTGCTCGACATGAACGCGGGCGGGCGCGTCACCATGGAAATCGACGACTTTGAACTGTGCCGGAATCTCGCCTGGCCGAGCTTCTGGACGGGTGAAGCGCGCACGCTGGTGGAAGCCGCCCTGGAACGCGCCTGCGCCGGGGAGGCCAGCACCTTCGAAGCCCCAACGACCACGTACAAAGGCAGCCCCCGGGAGTGGGAGGTGAGTGTCGCACCCATCTACGACGCTCACGGTCACGTGCACCAGGTCAGCGCGGTCTCCCGCGACATTACGGCCCGCCGGGAGGCGCAGGACGCCGTGGTGGCCCTCGACGCCTTCGTGGCGTTCAGCGAGGCGGTCGGGACCGAGACTGACCTGCGGGCCCTGGTGCGCTAG